A genome region from Astyanax mexicanus isolate ESR-SI-001 chromosome 19, AstMex3_surface, whole genome shotgun sequence includes the following:
- the si:ch211-76l23.4 gene encoding uncharacterized protein si:ch211-76l23.4 produces the protein MEFRMSLLLLSLAVVMASGQKRHQAKAEWNYRDGSDKVSMRGVANLTQVLDDWRFDILSQMKGQLQNDHQTLLPDYSRIQPLSEALNDLYKEFNALKAHLGDLTEKFGPIETFIDELKAKRATAAAAGASVGARAGAAAAPPRGGRPVRNKPPPS, from the exons ATGGAGTTCAGGATGAGTCTGCTGCTCCTGTCTCTTGCCGTGGTCATGGCGTCTGGCCAGAAGAGGCACCAGGCTAAAGCGGAATGGAATTACCGTGATGGCT CTGATAAAGTGAGCATGCGAGGTGTGGCCAACCTGACTCAAGTTCTGGACGACTGGAGGTTTGATATCCTGAGCCAAATGAAGGGGCAGCTGCAGAACGACCACCAGACCCTGCTGCCGGACTACTCCAG GATCCAGCCTCTCTCAGAGGCTTTGAATGATCTCTACAAGGAGTTCAACGCTTTAAAGGCTCACCTCGGTGACCTGACCGAGAAGTTTGGGCCCATTGAGACGTTCATTGACGAGCTGAAGGCTAAAAGAGCCACCGCAGCCGCGGCCGGGGCTTCGGTCGGAGCTagagctggagctgctgctgcccCACCAAGAGGCGGAAGACCTGTTAGGAACAAACCTCCACCGTCGTGA